In the Lysinibacillus sp. PLM2 genome, one interval contains:
- the truB gene encoding tRNA pseudouridine synthase B, which produces MNGILPLWKERGMTSHDCVMKLRRILKTKKVGHTGTLDPGVEGVLPICIGQATRIAEYLTDSGKEYEAVVSIGFTTTTEDAEGEIVEQDSSFKTISRDNLQKALEQLTGEIEQTPPMYSAVKVNGKKLYEYARKGEVVERPIRRVTIYSLELLEESSVKEFKGEEITFKIRIACSKGTYIRTLAVQIGEILGYPAHMASLVRTKSGTFTKEHCITLEQVENAMNESKMEEIIYPVEYALTQYPSIELNQSNEKQILNGQVLSMDDLLKEHDKIVFVKNKKALAVYIQHPEKPNLMKPEKMFPLEQ; this is translated from the coding sequence ATGAATGGCATCCTTCCATTATGGAAAGAGCGCGGTATGACGAGTCATGACTGCGTAATGAAATTACGAAGAATATTAAAAACAAAAAAAGTCGGTCATACTGGTACTTTAGATCCTGGTGTGGAAGGAGTACTCCCAATCTGCATTGGGCAGGCCACACGTATTGCTGAGTACTTAACAGATTCGGGAAAAGAATATGAAGCTGTTGTCTCAATTGGTTTTACCACAACTACTGAAGATGCGGAAGGAGAAATTGTTGAACAGGATTCTTCGTTTAAAACAATATCTCGGGACAACCTTCAAAAAGCTTTAGAACAATTAACAGGCGAAATTGAGCAAACTCCACCCATGTATTCAGCGGTAAAAGTAAATGGAAAAAAACTATATGAGTATGCTCGAAAAGGAGAAGTGGTCGAACGGCCGATTAGAAGAGTAACCATTTATTCTTTAGAGCTTTTAGAGGAAAGCAGCGTAAAAGAATTTAAAGGGGAAGAAATCACTTTTAAAATTCGAATTGCTTGTAGTAAAGGTACTTATATTCGTACTCTAGCAGTTCAAATTGGAGAAATTTTAGGCTATCCTGCGCATATGGCTTCACTTGTTCGTACTAAATCGGGCACATTTACAAAAGAGCATTGTATTACATTGGAACAGGTTGAAAATGCAATGAATGAATCCAAGATGGAGGAAATTATTTATCCTGTAGAGTATGCTTTAACACAGTATCCATCAATTGAGCTCAACCAATCGAATGAAAAACAAATTTTAAATGGGCAAGTTCTTTCAATGGATGATTTATTAAAAGAACATGATAAAATAGTATTTGTGAAAAATAAAAAAGCTCTTGCAGTTTATATTCAACATCCTGAAAAACCAAATCTAATGAAGCCAGAGAAAATGTTCCCATTAGAGCAATAG
- the pnp gene encoding polyribonucleotide nucleotidyltransferase, with the protein MTEKKVYTYEWAGRPLVIEVGQLAKQANGAALVRYGESAVLATATMSKQPKALDFFPLTVNYEERLYAAGKIPGGFIKREGRPSEHAILVSRLIDRPIRPMFPDGFRNEVQVISMVMSSDPNGPTDMAAMIGSSLALSISDIPFNGPIAGVHVGYVDGEFIINPTVEQVERSTVHLSVAGNKDAINMVEAGALEVPEEIMLEAIMFGHEEIKKLIAFQEQIVAEVGKEKIEVELFEINKEIEAQIKAACEEDMNAAIQTVEKHAREDAISAVKERVIASYEEQEADEETLKQVKTILDKMVKEEVRRLITEEKVRPDGRKLDEIRPLSSEVGLLQRAHGSGLFTRGQTQALSICTLGPLGDVQIIDGLGLEESKRFMHHYNFPQFSVGETGPMRGPGRREIGHGALGERALLAVIPDEKDFPYAIRCVSEVLESNGSTSQASICASTLAMMDAGVPIKAPVAGIAMGLVKKGEHYSILTDIQGMEDHLGDMDFKVAGTAKGVTALQMDIKIDGLSRNILEEALQQAKAGRMIILESMLSTLAEPRQHLSTYAPKIEVIRINPDKIRDVIGSGGKTINKIIDETGVKIDTEQDGTIYISSPNEEMNKRAKEIIESIVREAKVGEYYMATVRRIEKFGAFCEIFPGKDGLLHISEIQEERTNKVEDVLKLGDQLLVKCIEIDNQGRVNLSRKVVIKEEKERAEQAQQ; encoded by the coding sequence ATGACCGAAAAAAAAGTTTATACTTATGAATGGGCTGGCCGTCCATTAGTAATTGAAGTTGGCCAACTTGCAAAACAAGCAAATGGTGCAGCTTTAGTTCGTTACGGTGAGTCTGCTGTTCTTGCAACAGCTACAATGTCTAAACAACCAAAAGCATTAGACTTCTTCCCGTTAACAGTTAACTATGAAGAACGTTTATACGCAGCAGGTAAAATTCCTGGTGGTTTCATCAAACGTGAAGGGAGACCTTCAGAACACGCAATCTTAGTATCACGTTTAATTGACCGTCCAATCCGACCAATGTTCCCAGATGGCTTCCGTAATGAAGTACAAGTTATTTCTATGGTTATGTCATCTGATCCAAACGGTCCAACTGATATGGCAGCAATGATTGGTTCATCTTTAGCGTTATCCATTTCAGATATTCCATTTAACGGACCAATCGCAGGTGTTCATGTTGGGTATGTGGATGGTGAATTTATCATTAATCCAACTGTTGAACAAGTTGAAAGAAGTACTGTTCACTTATCAGTAGCGGGTAACAAGGATGCGATCAACATGGTAGAAGCAGGGGCATTAGAAGTACCTGAAGAAATTATGTTAGAAGCAATCATGTTCGGTCATGAAGAAATTAAAAAATTAATTGCCTTCCAAGAACAAATCGTTGCTGAAGTTGGAAAAGAAAAAATCGAAGTTGAGTTATTTGAGATTAACAAAGAAATTGAAGCACAAATAAAGGCTGCATGTGAAGAAGATATGAATGCAGCGATTCAAACTGTTGAAAAGCATGCTCGTGAAGATGCGATCTCTGCCGTGAAAGAGCGTGTAATTGCAAGCTACGAAGAACAAGAAGCAGATGAAGAGACGTTAAAACAAGTTAAAACGATATTAGATAAAATGGTGAAAGAAGAAGTACGCCGTTTAATCACTGAAGAGAAGGTTCGCCCTGATGGACGTAAATTGGATGAAATCCGTCCTTTATCTTCTGAAGTAGGCCTACTACAACGTGCTCATGGTTCAGGGTTATTTACTCGTGGACAAACTCAAGCATTATCAATTTGTACTTTAGGACCATTAGGAGATGTACAAATTATTGATGGTCTTGGTTTAGAGGAGTCTAAACGTTTTATGCACCACTATAACTTCCCTCAATTCTCTGTAGGGGAAACTGGTCCAATGCGCGGTCCTGGTCGTCGTGAGATTGGTCATGGTGCGCTAGGTGAACGTGCGTTACTTGCTGTTATTCCTGATGAAAAAGACTTCCCATATGCAATCCGTTGTGTATCTGAAGTTTTAGAATCAAATGGTTCAACTTCTCAAGCATCTATCTGTGCTTCGACACTTGCAATGATGGACGCAGGTGTTCCTATTAAAGCACCTGTTGCAGGTATTGCGATGGGTCTTGTGAAAAAAGGTGAACATTATTCAATTTTAACGGATATTCAAGGTATGGAAGATCACCTTGGCGATATGGACTTTAAAGTGGCAGGTACAGCAAAAGGTGTTACTGCACTTCAAATGGATATAAAAATTGATGGTTTATCACGTAATATTTTAGAGGAGGCATTACAACAAGCAAAAGCTGGTCGTATGATCATTTTAGAATCTATGCTTTCAACGCTTGCAGAGCCTCGTCAACATTTATCAACATACGCACCAAAAATTGAAGTGATTCGTATTAATCCAGATAAAATCCGTGATGTAATTGGTTCTGGTGGTAAAACAATCAACAAAATTATCGATGAAACTGGCGTAAAAATTGATACAGAACAAGACGGTACAATTTACATTTCATCACCTAATGAAGAAATGAACAAACGTGCAAAAGAAATTATCGAATCTATCGTTCGTGAAGCAAAAGTTGGCGAATACTATATGGCAACTGTAAGACGAATCGAAAAATTTGGTGCTTTCTGTGAAATCTTCCCTGGTAAAGATGGACTGTTACACATTTCTGAAATCCAAGAAGAACGTACCAATAAAGTAGAAGACGTATTAAAACTTGGCGATCAATTATTAGTGAAATGTATCGAAATTGACAACCAAGGTCGTGTTAACCTTTCACGCAAAGTTGTAATAAAAGAAGAAAAAGAACGCGCTGAACAAGCACAGCAATAG
- the ylxR gene encoding hypothetical protein translates to MSTNRKVPLRKCVVTGEMLPKKSMLRIVRSKEGEVSVDPTGKKSGRGAYVSKSEDAIELARKKNILERQLEAKIPDEVYDELLRLIRRESIL, encoded by the coding sequence ATGTCGACAAATAGAAAAGTACCACTACGTAAATGTGTTGTTACAGGTGAAATGCTTCCGAAAAAATCGATGCTACGCATTGTTCGATCTAAGGAAGGCGAAGTGTCTGTTGATCCAACAGGTAAAAAATCTGGACGCGGCGCTTACGTTTCAAAATCTGAAGACGCCATTGAATTGGCTCGAAAGAAAAATATACTAGAACGACAATTAGAAGCGAAAATACCTGATGAAGTGTACGACGAATTATTAAGACTAATTCGTAGGGAGTCGATTTTATGA
- the rimP gene encoding ribosome maturation factor RimP translates to MSKIPSVIEEFVTPILDELNLELVDIEFVREGRNWFLRVYIDTPEGGIDIDQCALVSEKLSVVLDEKDPIEQNYYLEVSSPGAERPLKKDSDFQKAIGKFIHVKTYEPIKDMKEFEGYLTAYTEVGLEMEVRIKTRKINVFIEKDKIAKARLAIDFSS, encoded by the coding sequence ATGAGCAAAATACCATCAGTAATTGAAGAGTTTGTCACACCAATATTAGATGAGTTAAACCTTGAACTTGTTGATATCGAATTTGTGAGAGAAGGACGAAATTGGTTTCTGCGAGTTTATATTGATACCCCTGAAGGTGGAATCGATATTGACCAATGCGCTTTAGTAAGTGAAAAACTGAGTGTTGTACTCGATGAAAAAGATCCGATAGAACAAAACTATTATTTGGAAGTATCATCTCCTGGGGCTGAACGTCCATTGAAAAAAGATTCAGACTTCCAAAAAGCTATCGGAAAGTTTATTCATGTAAAAACATACGAGCCAATTAAAGATATGAAAGAATTCGAAGGCTACTTAACAGCATATACTGAAGTTGGCCTTGAAATGGAAGTTCGTATCAAAACACGTAAAATTAATGTTTTTATTGAAAAAGATAAGATTGCAAAGGCTCGTCTTGCAATTGACTTTTCATCATAA
- a CDS encoding riboflavin biosynthesis protein: MNVIHLKYPHQLKEVDTSTSYSLALGFFDGVHRGHQAVIKNAIDKSKELNAKSAVMTFDPHPSIVLGGRKEKVFYITPLQQKINILKDIGVDTVFVVQFTSDFAKLSPEDFIKYFIRDLNVVHVTAGFDFTFGSFGKGNMATMESLSNGDYGVTVIDKLTDDAEKISSTRIRKSLQTGEMEEVHQLLGRPFEVPGLVVHGDKRGRTIGFPTANIQSAEGSFIPAVGVYAVRILVQNRWHDGVCNVGYKPTFKNPEDKQLSIEVHILDFDKNIYGEEVVVGWYKRIRNEKKFDGIDSLKAQIEKDKQEAIRYFQNL; this comes from the coding sequence ATGAATGTAATTCATTTGAAATATCCACACCAATTGAAAGAGGTTGACACTTCAACTTCCTACTCATTGGCACTAGGATTTTTTGACGGTGTACATAGAGGGCATCAAGCCGTTATTAAAAATGCGATTGACAAATCAAAAGAGTTAAATGCGAAAAGTGCTGTAATGACCTTTGATCCGCATCCTTCCATCGTATTAGGTGGGCGAAAGGAGAAGGTGTTTTACATAACGCCCCTTCAACAAAAGATTAATATTTTGAAAGATATTGGTGTTGATACTGTATTTGTTGTGCAGTTCACTTCTGATTTTGCAAAATTGTCACCAGAAGATTTTATTAAATATTTTATTCGTGATTTGAATGTTGTTCATGTAACAGCAGGGTTTGATTTTACATTTGGTTCTTTCGGAAAAGGAAATATGGCGACGATGGAATCTTTAAGCAACGGAGATTATGGTGTAACTGTAATTGATAAATTAACAGATGATGCAGAAAAAATAAGCTCCACGAGAATACGTAAGAGCTTACAAACTGGGGAAATGGAAGAGGTTCATCAATTATTAGGCCGCCCGTTCGAAGTGCCTGGGCTTGTTGTACATGGAGATAAGCGTGGTCGTACAATCGGATTCCCAACAGCAAACATCCAATCTGCTGAAGGAAGCTTTATCCCAGCAGTTGGTGTATATGCCGTAAGAATTTTAGTACAAAATAGATGGCATGATGGTGTATGTAATGTTGGATATAAACCAACCTTTAAAAACCCAGAGGATAAACAATTATCCATCGAAGTTCATATATTAGATTTTGATAAAAATATTTATGGTGAAGAAGTTGTCGTTGGATGGTATAAAAGAATTCGAAATGAGAAAAAATTTGATGGAATCGATTCATTAAAGGCTCAAATTGAAAAAGATAAACAAGAGGCCATTCGTTATTTTCAAAATCTTTAA
- a CDS encoding 50S ribosomal protein L7ae, which yields MINEKLFQLMGLAARARKIISGEELVVKAIQTGNAKLILLASDASHNSTKKIQDKCTYYNVEYHVIGDRYQLGHATGKQARVALAIVDSGFAKKMSSLLNEK from the coding sequence ATGATAAACGAAAAGCTGTTCCAATTAATGGGATTAGCAGCAAGGGCACGTAAAATCATATCAGGTGAAGAATTAGTAGTGAAAGCGATACAAACTGGGAATGCTAAACTTATCTTGTTAGCATCGGATGCATCGCACAATTCTACCAAAAAAATTCAAGATAAATGTACGTATTACAATGTTGAGTATCATGTGATTGGTGATCGCTACCAACTGGGACATGCTACTGGTAAACAAGCACGAGTCGCACTAGCTATTGTAGATAGTGGTTTCGCGAAAAAAATGTCTAGTCTACTCAACGAAAAATAA
- the rbfA gene encoding ribosome-binding factor A, with protein MSLRANRIAEQMKKELGDIIGRKIKDPRVGFVTVTDVHVTGDLQQATVYITSLGNEKERQETLNALMKAAGFIRTEIGHRIRLRRTPEITFEYDSSVEYGNKIEQLLRNLNQQ; from the coding sequence ATGTCATTACGTGCAAATCGTATTGCAGAGCAAATGAAAAAGGAGCTTGGAGATATTATAGGTCGTAAAATAAAAGACCCACGCGTGGGCTTTGTTACTGTTACGGATGTACATGTAACAGGAGACCTTCAACAAGCAACAGTTTACATTACCTCTTTAGGAAATGAAAAAGAACGTCAAGAAACGTTAAATGCTTTAATGAAAGCAGCTGGGTTCATTCGAACAGAAATTGGTCATCGAATTCGCTTACGAAGAACTCCAGAAATAACGTTTGAGTACGATTCTTCTGTGGAATACGGTAATAAGATCGAACAATTATTGCGTAATTTAAATCAGCAATAA
- the rpsO gene encoding 30S ribosomal protein S15, translating to MAITKERKNEIIAEYRTHEGDTGSPEVQIAVLTEEINALNEHLRTHKKDFHSERGLLKKVGRRRHLLRYLRDTDVQRYRELIQKLGLRR from the coding sequence ATGGCAATTACAAAAGAACGCAAAAATGAAATTATCGCTGAGTACCGTACTCACGAAGGAGATACTGGTTCTCCAGAAGTGCAAATCGCAGTTTTAACTGAAGAAATCAATGCACTTAACGAACACTTACGTACACACAAAAAAGATTTCCACTCTGAACGTGGTCTTCTTAAAAAAGTAGGTCGTCGTCGTCACTTATTAAGATACTTACGTGATACTGACGTTCAACGTTACCGTGAGTTAATCCAAAAATTAGGTTTACGTCGATAA
- the nusA gene encoding transcription termination/antitermination protein NusA: MSSDLLDALTALEQQKGISRDVLIEAIEAALVTAYKRNFNQAQNVRVDLNLENGSMKVFSRKDVVEEVEDDRLQISLEEAKEINPAYEVGDILEQEVTPRNFGRIAAQTAKQVVTQRVREAERGIIYEEFVDRTDDIVNGTIERMDSRNIYISLGKVEAALPVNEQIQGEVYKPQQRIKVYITKVERTTRGPQVIVSRTHPGLLRRLFEMEVPEIFEGIVEIKSIAREAGDRSKISVHAHNEEVDAVGACVGAKGQRVQTIVNELNGEKIDIVEWSEDPVVFVANALSPSKVLDVQVNEEEKSTTVVVPDYQLSLAIGKRGQNARLAAKLTGWKIDIKSETDARELGIYPSETSTFVPQYDDAEEEQESYDVEYDLYQDDEE; the protein is encoded by the coding sequence ATGAGTAGTGATTTACTAGATGCTTTAACTGCTCTAGAACAACAAAAAGGTATTTCAAGAGATGTACTTATTGAAGCAATTGAGGCAGCCTTAGTTACTGCGTATAAACGTAATTTTAATCAAGCGCAAAATGTACGTGTTGATTTAAATTTAGAAAATGGCTCAATGAAGGTCTTTTCTCGAAAAGATGTAGTGGAAGAGGTAGAAGATGACCGTCTTCAAATTTCCCTAGAAGAAGCAAAGGAAATAAATCCTGCTTACGAGGTTGGGGATATTTTAGAACAAGAAGTAACACCACGTAATTTTGGACGTATTGCCGCTCAAACTGCTAAACAAGTTGTCACTCAGCGTGTCCGTGAAGCAGAACGTGGAATTATTTATGAAGAATTCGTTGATCGTACAGACGATATTGTCAATGGAACGATTGAACGTATGGATTCTCGCAATATTTATATTAGCTTAGGTAAAGTGGAAGCTGCTCTTCCAGTAAATGAACAAATTCAAGGTGAAGTCTATAAACCTCAGCAACGTATTAAAGTCTATATAACAAAAGTAGAACGTACAACACGCGGACCACAAGTTATTGTTTCAAGAACACATCCTGGACTTCTTCGTCGCCTTTTTGAAATGGAAGTACCAGAGATTTTTGAAGGAATTGTAGAGATTAAATCGATCGCACGTGAAGCTGGTGATCGCTCAAAAATCTCTGTACATGCTCATAACGAAGAAGTAGATGCAGTAGGTGCATGTGTTGGTGCAAAAGGACAAAGAGTTCAAACAATTGTAAACGAACTAAACGGTGAGAAAATCGATATCGTTGAATGGTCAGAAGATCCTGTTGTTTTTGTTGCCAATGCATTAAGCCCATCAAAGGTATTAGATGTGCAAGTAAATGAAGAAGAAAAATCAACTACTGTTGTAGTTCCGGATTATCAATTATCCTTAGCAATTGGGAAGCGCGGACAAAATGCACGCTTAGCAGCCAAATTAACAGGATGGAAAATTGATATAAAGAGCGAAACAGATGCCCGTGAGTTAGGCATTTATCCTTCAGAAACGAGCACTTTCGTACCACAGTATGATGATGCTGAAGAAGAACAAGAATCATACGATGTAGAATACGATTTATATCAAGACGACGAAGAATAA
- the infB gene encoding translation initiation factor IF-2 produces MTKLRVHEYAKKVNKSSKEVIEELKKLNINVSNHMSTLTSDAVSQLDTVFNQQGNTAKQNTSSPKQQERQTKPVSNRQDQPKKETRKENKMPEKNNNNRSANITQNNQKQSQTQTQTQTQTQTQSNDRAKNKNQKSFNQNQDNNQGNKKGGFNQRKKPGIHGGKRRHPKTHQPSQPITPKELPEKITFYESLTVAELAKKLHREPSELIKKLFMLGVMATINQDLDKDAIELICADYGVEVEEEVRIDKTDLEVYFEQEEVNEEELVERPPVVTIMGHVDHGKTTLLDSIRNTKVTAGEAGGITQHIGAYQVNIDGKKITFLDTPGHAAFTTMRARGAKITDLAIIVVAADDGVMPQTVEAINHAKAAEVPIIVAVNKMDKPSANPDRVMQELTEHGLVPEDWGGDTIFVPISALKGEGIDTLLEMILLIAEVAELKANPDKNAIGTVIEAQLDKGRGSVATLLVQDGTLRIGDPIVVGHAYGRVRAMVNDMGRRVKEAGPATPVEITGINEVPQAGDRFVVFEDEKTARQVGESRAMTAIQANRSEKQRVTLDNLFEQMSQGDVKELNIIVKADVQGTVEAMVASLMKIDVEGVNVKIIHTGVGAITESDITLAAASNAIVIGFNVRPDVNAKRAAEEEGVDIRLHRIIYKVIEEIESAMKGMLDPEYEEKIIGQAEVRQTIKVSKVGTIAGSYITEGKVTRDSGVRVIRDGIVVFEGELDSLKRFKDDAKEVAKGYECGITIKNFNDVKEGDIIEAFVMEEIKRT; encoded by the coding sequence ATGACCAAATTAAGAGTTCATGAATATGCAAAAAAAGTGAATAAATCGAGTAAAGAAGTCATTGAAGAGCTAAAAAAATTAAATATAAATGTTTCTAATCATATGTCTACGCTAACGAGTGATGCTGTGTCTCAATTAGATACTGTATTTAACCAACAAGGGAATACAGCTAAACAAAATACTTCATCACCAAAGCAGCAAGAAAGACAAACAAAACCTGTTTCTAATAGACAGGATCAACCAAAAAAAGAAACTAGAAAAGAAAATAAAATGCCTGAAAAAAACAACAATAATCGATCAGCTAATATAACACAAAACAATCAGAAACAATCACAAACACAAACACAAACACAAACACAAACACAAACACAAAGCAACGATAGAGCGAAAAATAAAAATCAAAAAAGCTTTAATCAAAATCAAGATAATAATCAAGGAAATAAAAAAGGTGGCTTTAATCAACGTAAAAAGCCGGGTATTCACGGTGGAAAGCGTCGTCATCCTAAAACGCATCAACCGTCACAGCCTATTACACCAAAAGAGTTACCTGAAAAAATTACATTCTATGAATCACTAACAGTTGCAGAACTTGCAAAAAAATTACACAGAGAACCATCTGAGCTTATTAAAAAATTATTTATGCTTGGTGTAATGGCAACGATTAACCAAGATTTAGATAAAGATGCAATTGAATTAATTTGTGCAGATTATGGTGTCGAAGTAGAAGAAGAAGTTCGCATTGATAAAACAGACCTAGAAGTATACTTTGAGCAAGAAGAAGTAAACGAAGAAGAATTAGTAGAACGTCCACCTGTTGTAACAATTATGGGTCACGTTGACCATGGTAAAACAACATTACTAGATTCAATCCGTAATACAAAAGTTACGGCTGGAGAAGCTGGTGGTATTACACAACATATTGGTGCATACCAAGTAAATATTGATGGTAAAAAAATCACGTTTTTAGATACTCCTGGACACGCCGCGTTTACAACAATGCGTGCACGTGGAGCGAAAATTACTGACTTAGCGATTATTGTAGTTGCTGCTGACGATGGTGTAATGCCTCAAACAGTTGAAGCAATTAACCACGCGAAAGCTGCTGAAGTGCCAATTATCGTTGCAGTAAATAAAATGGATAAACCATCTGCAAATCCTGACCGTGTAATGCAAGAACTAACGGAACATGGCTTAGTTCCAGAGGATTGGGGCGGCGATACAATCTTCGTACCTATCTCTGCATTAAAAGGTGAAGGTATCGATACATTATTAGAAATGATTTTATTAATTGCTGAAGTTGCTGAACTAAAAGCAAACCCTGATAAAAATGCAATTGGTACTGTTATTGAAGCACAATTAGATAAAGGTCGCGGTTCAGTTGCAACCCTTCTAGTACAGGATGGTACATTACGTATAGGAGATCCTATCGTAGTTGGTCATGCATATGGACGTGTACGTGCAATGGTAAACGATATGGGACGACGTGTAAAAGAAGCAGGACCTGCAACTCCAGTAGAAATTACAGGAATCAATGAAGTTCCACAAGCTGGTGATCGTTTCGTTGTATTCGAAGATGAAAAAACTGCCCGTCAAGTTGGGGAATCTCGTGCAATGACCGCTATCCAAGCGAATCGTTCTGAAAAACAACGCGTTACATTAGATAATTTATTCGAACAAATGAGCCAAGGTGATGTGAAAGAATTAAACATCATTGTTAAAGCGGATGTTCAAGGTACTGTTGAAGCAATGGTTGCCTCATTGATGAAAATTGATGTAGAAGGCGTAAATGTAAAAATCATCCATACAGGTGTAGGTGCGATTACAGAATCTGATATCACTCTTGCCGCAGCTTCCAATGCAATTGTAATTGGATTTAACGTACGTCCTGATGTTAATGCGAAACGTGCTGCAGAAGAAGAGGGCGTGGATATCCGTCTTCATAGAATTATCTACAAAGTAATCGAAGAAATTGAATCTGCGATGAAAGGTATGCTTGATCCTGAATATGAAGAAAAAATCATCGGTCAAGCTGAAGTTCGACAAACAATTAAAGTATCGAAAGTAGGTACGATTGCTGGATCTTATATAACTGAAGGAAAAGTTACTCGTGATTCTGGCGTACGTGTTATTCGTGATGGAATTGTTGTATTTGAAGGAGAACTTGATTCATTAAAACGTTTCAAAGACGACGCGAAAGAAGTCGCTAAAGGTTACGAATGTGGTATCACAATTAAAAACTTCAACGATGTAAAAGAAGGCGATATTATTGAAGCCTTCGTAATGGAAGAAATTAAACGCACGTGA